One genomic window of Cyprinus carpio isolate SPL01 chromosome A23, ASM1834038v1, whole genome shotgun sequence includes the following:
- the LOC109113211 gene encoding cap-specific mRNA (nucleoside-2'-O-)-methyltransferase 1-like, translating into MKRRAQASDEPPKKRKAIREDSSDEDEESSQRTTSQDSSQSESLSDVEDHKPSFSRPSNSQNAEGNDASSEASSRFAMYNGVSQKLMAKMGFREGEGLGKFGQGRKEIVEASTQRGRRGLGLTLKGFQGDLNVDWQDEPEPSALESVTWFPESSPEIPDADELRDWMAVGQKKLKIEDETEFCSENLLHLLLRCKTVFDDLEGEEMRRARTRSNPYETIRGAFFLNRAAMKMANMDHVFDYMFTNPKDFQGKPQTRDKDGELLYFGDVCAGPGGFSEYVLWRRRWHAKGFGMTLKGSNDFKLEDFYAAPSELFEAYYGEGGIDGDGDITRPENITAFRNFVLDSTEGRGLHFLMADGGFSVEGQENIQEILSKQLLLCQFLTAMSVVRPGGHFVCKTFDLFTPFSVGLIYLLYLCFERVSLFKPVTSRPANSERYVVCKSLKPGTDAVREYMFTINLKLNHFRHSDRDVTEVVPLEIIKGDTDFFQFMINSNESHCAVQIKALAKIHTYVRDTTLFESRQADIRKECLKLWGIPDKARVAPSSTDPKAKFCELVKGSNMDSFSSRPTALNSGNMDKLQHVLDYRCIVGGGEQLFLLGLGRSQIYTWDGKAPLRWKKLENFKLELPRETLLSAEIVQELKGEGKAQRRINAVHILDALVLNGTDVRDQHFNQRIQMAEKFVKAVSKPSRPDMNPIRVKEVYRLEEMEKIFVRLEMKVTKSSGGMPRLSYTGRDDRHFLPSGLYIIKTVNDPWTMAFSKSSKRKFFYNKQTKESTYELPPGSVAPFHACHQDRLFWAWEEGVRVHDSQTRVNPDKLSKDDVLSFIHQHCQQ; encoded by the exons ATGAAGCGACGGGCACAAGCCTCAGACGAGCCTCCGAAGAAGAGGAAGGCTATCCGTGAGGACTCCTCTGATGAAGATGAGGAGTCTTCTCAAAGAACCACCAGTCAGG ATTCAAGTCAGAGTGAGTCTCTCAGTGATGTTGAGGATCACAAACCCAGTTTCTCCAGGCCTTCTAATTCCCAGAATGCTGAGGGCAATGATGCCTCTTCTGAAGCGTCTTCCAGATTTGCTATGTATAACGGAGTCTCTCAGAAACTCATG GCCAAAATGGGTTTCAGAGAAGGCGAGGGTTTGGGAAAGTTCGGTCAAGGGCGGAAAGAGATCGTAGAAGCATCGACCCAGCGTGGGAGGCGAGGTTTGGGTCTGACCCTGAAGGGCTTTCAGGGCGACCTCAATGTAGACTGGCAAGATGAGCCGGAG CCAAGTGCTTTAGAATCAGTGACGTGGTTTCCAGAAAGTTCTCCAGAGATCCCAGATGCAGATGAGTTGAGGGATTGGATGGCTGTGGGCCAG aaaaaattaaaaattgaagaTGAAACTGAATTTTGCTCTGAGAATCTACTGCATCTCCTTCTTCGCTGCAAA ACTGTGTTTGATGACTTGGAGGGGGAGGAGATGAGGAGAGCGCGTACTCGATCAAACCCTTATGAAACAATCCGAGGGGCTTTCTTTCTCAACAG AGCTGCTATGAAGATGGCGAACATGGATCATGTTTTTGACTATATGTTCACTAACCCAAAGGATTTTCAAGGG AAGCCGCAGACGCGGGATAAAGATGGTGAGTTGCTGTATTTTGGAGATGTATGTGCAGGACCAGGAGGATTCTCAGAGTATGTATTGTGGCGGCGGCGCTGGCATGCGAAAGGTTTTGGGATGACGCTTAAAGGATCCAACGATTTCAAACTGGAAGATTTCTATGCTGCGCCCAGCGAGCTCTTTGAGGCCTATTATG GTGAGGGTGGGATTGATGGCGATGGTGACATCACGCGGCCGGAAAACATCACTGCGTTTCGCAACTTTGTCTTAGACAGCACTGAAGGGCGAGGCCTGCACTTCTTAATGGCAGATGGG GGTTTTTCTGTGGAGGGCCAAGAGAACATTCAGGAGATTTTGAGTAAACAGCTCCTCCTATGTCAGTTCCTCACTGCCATGTCTGTCGTCAGACCag GAGGCCATTTTGTGTGCAAGACGTTTGACCTGTTCACACCGTTCAGCGTGGGCTTGATTTATTTGCTGTACCTCTGCTTCGAGAGGGTCTCGCTGTTCAAACCCGTCACCAGCCGGCCCGCCAATTCAGAGAG ATATGTGGTGTGCAAGAGTTTAAAGCCAGGCACCGATGCTGTCAGAGAATACATGTTCACCATCAACCTGAAACTGAATCACTTCAGACACTCGGACAGAGACGTTACTGAAGTCGTCCCTCTGGAAATCATTAAAGGAGACACTGACTTCTTCCAATTCATGATCAACTCCAATGAAAG CCATTGTGCAGTACAGATCAAAGCGCTGGCTAAGATCCACACATACGTCAGAGATAC GACACTGTTTGAGTCCAGGCAAGCTGACATCCGGAAAGAATGTCTCAAACTATGGGGG ATTCCTGATAAAGCCAGAGTCGCTCCTTCATCAACTGATCCGAAAGCAAAGTTCTGTGAGCTCGTGAag GGCTCCAATATGGACAGTTTTAGTTCCAGACCAACTGCACTGAACTCAGGAAATATGGATAAACTACAGCACGTACTGGACTACAGGTGCATTGTGGGAGGAGGAGAACAGCTCTTTCTCCTGGGACTTGGG AGATCTCAGATCTACACGTGGGATGGTAAAGCCCCGTTACGGTGGAAGAAGCTGGAAAACTTCAAACTGGAGCTGCCCAGAGAGACACTATTGAGTGCAGAGATCGTCCAGGAGCTGAAGGGAGAG GGAAAAGCCCAGAGAAGGATCAACGCTGTGCACATTCTCGATGCTCTTGTTCTCAACGGCACTGATGTCCGAGATCAGCACTTCAACCAGAG AATCCAGATGGCGGAGAAGTTTGTGAAAGCTGTGTCCAAACCCAGCAGGCCAGACATGAACCCCATCCG AGTGAAGGAAGTCTATAGGTTAGAGGAGATGGAGAAGATCTTTGTGAG gttGGAAATGAAGGTAACCAAGAGCTCGGGAGGGATGCCAAGACTGTCATACACTGGCAGAGATGACCGTCACTTCCTCCCTAGTGGCCTTTACATCATCAAAACTGTTAAcg ACCCATGGACAATGGCTTTCAGCAAAAGTTCTAAAAGAAAGTTTTTCTACAATAAGCAGACCAAAGAATCGACTTATGAACTGCCGCCTGGCTCTGTGGCACCTTTCCA TGCATGTCATCAAGACAGGCTGTTTTGGGCTTGGGAGGAAGGCGTCCGAGTTCACGACTCCCAGACGCGGGTCAACCCCGACAAACTGTCTAAAGATGACGTGCTTTCCTTCATTCATCAGCACtgtcaacaataa